In a genomic window of Oncorhynchus keta strain PuntledgeMale-10-30-2019 chromosome 28, Oket_V2, whole genome shotgun sequence:
- the rnpc3 gene encoding LOW QUALITY PROTEIN: RNA-binding region-containing protein 3 (The sequence of the model RefSeq protein was modified relative to this genomic sequence to represent the inferred CDS: inserted 1 base in 1 codon), protein MYSAMAGEDEELVQSRKSRTLIIRHLPADLSRDEKQDLLKYFGAVGVRVFSDKGVLRHTAFATFASEKSAAKALSRLHQLQILNHTLVVEFAKDQEHVTVLKDPPVSDSATDGKDVKKKKEVTPPSIPLIETGTAPKLGLKFQSNPSLKYLYPPPSNGILTNITHALLSVPNFYVQVLHLMNKMNLPSPFGPITARPPMYEMHPAPPPPMPPPYPPHYPPXPADEMDLSSEEGSEYESGDDEDKERMIRLMGLVNQACKRPLRTKVSSKRKKPKFKDLLFVPKPESQSAPGPILQPSDVFEQPQPCGQKKIEFHISADVSAILEGGGGNSTQPQEPTEEAEVAAEEIQATTTTEEDPGEGFGKIYPAAQASQLEEDSDEDEDVPSDVISRKELDKGRLSRDEIKRMSVYKNYEPGEPTSRLYVKNIAKSVEEKDLKYIYGRYIDVSSEAERNMFDIVLMKEGRMKGQAFVGLPSERSAEKALRDTNGYVLYDKPLVVSFARSARPKADTPDPKKGPKRTR, encoded by the exons ATGTATAG CGCTATGGCGGGTGAGGACGAGGAGTTGGTCCAGTCGAGGAAAAGTAGAACTCTGATCATCCGCCATCTCCCTGCTGACCTGTCCAGGGATGAGAAGCAGGATCTACTCAAGTACTTTGGTGCCGTGGGAGTCAGAGTGTTCTCTGATAAAGGAGTACTG AGACACACAGCCTTTGCAACATTTGCGAGTGAAAAGTCTGCAGCAAAG GCTCTGAGCAGGCTTCACCAGCTACAGATCCTCAACCATACCCTGGTGGTGGAGTTTGCCAAAGACCAGGAACATGTGACAGTGCTGAAAGACCCACCTGTGTCAGACAG TGCAACAGATGGCAAAGATGTGAAGAAGAAAAAGGAAGTGACACCACCGAGTATACCACTAATAGAGACTGGCACTGCACCCAAACTCGG GTTGAAATTTCAATCAAATCCCAGTCTGAAATATTTATATCCACCTCCTTCGAATGGGATTCTGACAAACATAACACATGCCCTTCTGAGCGTACCAAACTTTTACGTTCAG GTCCTTCACCTGATGAACAAGATGAACCTACCGTCTCCGTTCGGCCCCATCACAGCAAGACCTCCGATG TATGAGATGCATCCTGCCCCCCCTCCACCAATGCCGCCCCCCTATCCTCCCCACTACCCCC TACCAGCAGATGAGATGGACCTCTCCAGCGAGGAGGGGTCTGAGTATGAGAGTGGAGATGACGAGGACAAAGAGAG GATGATTCGCCTGATGGGTCTGGTCAACCAAGCATGCAAGAGACCTCTGAGAACTAAAGTGTCCTCCAAGAGAAAGAAACCCAAGTTCAAGGACCTTCTCTTTGTCCCCAAGCCCGAATCTCAGAG TGCTCCAGGGCCCATCTTGCAGCCATCAGATGTGTTTGAGCAGCCCCAACCCTGCGGACAGAAGAAGATTGAGTTCCACATTTCAGCAGACGTGTCAGCCATACTGGAAGGAGGAGGAGGCAACTCCACCCAGCCACAGGAGCCCACTGAGGAGGCTGAAG TAGCAGCTGAGGAGATACAGGCCACCACCACTACAGAGGAGGATCCAGGGGAGGGCTTTGGGAAgatctaccctgccgcccaggcCTCCCAACTGGAGGAGGACAGTGATGAGGACGAGGATGTCCCCTCTGATGTCATCTCCAGGAAGGAACTGGATAAGGGACGGCTGTCCAGAGACG AGATAAAAAGGATGTCCGTGTATAAAAATTATGAACCTGGAGAGCCGACCAGCAGACTTTACGTGAAGAATATCGCCAAGTCAGTAGAAGAGAAA GATCTGAAATACATCTATGGGCGATACATCGACGTTTCATCTGAGGCAGAGAGAAATAT GTTTGACATAGTGCTGATGAAGGAGGGTCGTATGAAGGGCCAGGCATTCGTTGGTCTCCCAAGTGAGAGGAGTGCAGAGAAGGCCCTGAGAGACACCAACGGTTACGTCCTCTATGACAAGCCCCTCGTCGTC TCGTTTGCCAGGTCTGCCAGACCTAAAGCGGACACCCCGGACCCCAAGAAAGGACCCAAACGAACCCGATGA